In Halogranum gelatinilyticum, the DNA window ACCCCGTCTGGACCGGTCAGCGTCGATGAGGGGGCGAGTGCATCGCACACGATTTCATTCCAGGTAGACAACGTTGCTGACGACGGCAACACGGACACCTTCCGCGTCGAGTTCCCTAACGCGTACCAGGGCTCGCTCACGCTGGAGGATGTCTCGGTCGAGAACAGTGACGATAGTTCCACTATCGAAGTCACTGGCACGAGCGTCGTCAACAGCGGCGACACGCTCCAGTTCACTATCAGCCCTGACAGCAACGCTGATACCGTTGACGTCACGGCAACCGTCGACGTGACGGTCGAGCAGCCGAACGTCCAGTCCACGACTGACTACGGCATCAACGCCGAAGTCGTCGACAGTGACGGCCCGACCGCGTCCGCTGAGGACGTCGTCGTGCTGAGAGTCCAGGACACGGACAGCAGTAACGTCGACACCGACAGTGTCTCTGGCCCGTACTACGCTGGCCAGACGCTCCTGTTCACTGACGACAACATGGACACCGGCTCGATCACGTCCGGCGAGTCCATCACGGTCTACACCGAGGACGAAGACAACGCCGATGAGCCCGACCAGCTCGCGCTGGACCTCGAGGCTCAGACTGACGGCGAAGTTCTCATCGACACCGACGGACTCGAGTCCGACGACTACGTTGTCCTCGACAGCGACGACAACCTCGTCGCAAGCTTCTCGCTCGTCGAACAGCGGTTCGACGTCGAGTTCGACGACAGCACCGTCACTGACGAAGGCTCCGACGCACAGACGGAGCTCGACGTCTCCTCGGCGAACCGTGCAGGGGACTTCACGGCTAACGTCTCCGCGGACGGTCTCGACGCAGGCGACCTGCAGAACATCTTCGCAGACTACGACACGTCGACGACCGACGACGACGACATCCTCACGGTCACCCTGAACAAGGACCAGACCGAGACTGTCGACTTCACCGACATCGACCGCGGTGACTACACGTTCAACTTCTCCGTGACCGACACGGACGCAGAAGCTAGCGACGACATCACTGTTGAGCGCCTGAACAAGAACTACCAGTTCGAAGACGGTAGTGTCTCTGTCGCTCGCGGTGGTATCGCTGAAGTCAACATCTCGATGGGCGACGCCTCGACCGGCGCTGTCTCCATCGGTAGTGAAGAAGACGGCTTCGTCTACAACGCGTCCATCGAGGACGACAACGACGACGGCTACGTCAACTTCACGATTAACACGTACGACCAGACGATCTCCTCCGCTGACGACATCGTCGGCGACGGAGACGACTACGCGACGGGTACGATCATCCCGAGCACCGACAGCGAAGACGTTCCGCTTGCAGCAGCGAACTACGACCTCGCAGTCGGTCCCGAGGAATTCTACCGCCACGATACCGACGACAGCTCCGATGACGTCGGTACCCTGGCAGTGACCGACCGTACGACGACGGGCGTCCAGACGTGGACGGCCTCCGAAGACGCTCGCAGCGACATCTCGAACGCTGACGACGTCGCCAGCGCTATCGAGAACGGTACCGTCACGCAGGACGGCACCATCGCACAGGGCGACCACATCATCGTCCAGATCCAGGCATCTGGCCTGGACGGGTACATCGAGGCTGTCTCGACTGAGACCGACTCGTCTGAGGTCTCCGACGCCTTCGAAGGTGCAGACGAGGGTGTCAACGGACACCTCAACCTGACGATCCGTCAGACCAACCCCGAGCCGAACCGTCCGAACAAGATGGTCAACAACCAGACCATCGACTACATCGTCGACGGTGACAACGGTCAGGTCTTCGCGGTCATCGACACGGCCGAGAACGACCAGATCATGCGCGAGAACGGTGACGCCAGCGAATGGGACGACAACGACGAATTCGACGTCTCCTTCGACGTTGTCAGTGCCTCCGAACTCGCAGAGGGTGACGAGGAAGTCACCTCGTCCTTCGAGATGGTGACGCGTGAAGCCACGCTCGACGCCAACGATGACGACATCGTCGAAGTCGAAGCAAGCGAGAACGCTTCGATCTCCGGCACGTCGACCATCGCAGCTGGCAGCGAGATCCAGCTTCGCGTCCAGTCCGTCTCGGGCTCCGACAACCCGTTCGTCGCAACCCAGACGGTCAACGTCTCGGCTGACGGTACCTTCTCCGGTTCGTTCGACTTCTCGGACCGCGCAGTTGGTACGAACTTCACCGTGACGGCAACCGACACCTCGCGTAGCAGCTTCGACGAGGATGTCGAGTACGATGGTACGGTCGTTGAGCAGATCGACGACTCGACCACCACGGAAGAGCCGGACACGACGACGGAAGAGCCGACGACGGAAGAGCCGACGACGGAAGAGCCGACGACGGAAGAGCCGTCCGAGACGACGACGACGACGGACGAGCCTGAGACGACGACCACCACGTCGCCCGGCTTCGGCATCGCCGTCGCCCTCGTCGCACTCGCAGGTGCTGCACTCCTCGCACTCCGCCGCGAGAACTAACCAGCGCTAACTAACCACCGGCTCACGCCGGCCCTTGCAGCAATTTTTCTTTGGGACGCTACACCCGCCAGCGACAGCTCCATCGCTCGCTCGTGCGTCCGAACACCACCAACGACAAGGGATTTATTCCGCCACGCCGTTGCAACGCGTATGCCCGGTGTGTTTTCCGACACCCTCGCCTGGGTGGTCATCCTCCTGTTCGGTGCGGGCGTCGTGCTCGAACGGTACGACGAGCGTGCCGCACGGATCACCACCACCGGTGCGTGGGTGTTGTTCGCCCTCTTCTGGCTCCAGCTCATCCCCCACTTCATCTTCGAGCACAAGAGCTACGTCGAGGGCATCCTCACCATCGTCGCCGTCCCCGCCAGCATCTACGCCGGCTGGCTCCTGTATCAGGGCCGTTCGACGCTCATGATTCTCTCGCGTGCCGTCGCCGTGATGGGACTCGTCTATCTCCCGTTCGAGACGATTCCAGCGATTACGGTCGCGGGCCTGACCATCCCCGCACCACGACGCTTTCTCATCCAGACCGTCGCCGACCAGACGGGGTTCATGATGAGTCTGTTCGGCTACAACCCGGAGGTCGTCATGGGAACCGAGAGCGGCTACCCGAGTGCGTTCCTCTTTACGACGCCCGAGGGTCACCGGCTGCACTTCGAGATCGTGCTGGCCTGTACCGGTCTCGGGAGCATGGCCATCTTCGCGGGACTCATCGCTGCCGTCCGGGCACCGCTCTCGCGGAAGCTCCGCGCACTGGCCATCTCGATGCCCATCATCTACGTGCTCAACCTCGCGCGGACGACGTTCATCGGCGTCACCTTCGGCAACCAGTATCTGCAGTTCTTCGTCGACGAGGTGCTGTTCCTCTTCGGTTCCAGCGACCCCTACATGGTGTCGTGGTTCATCTCCGACCGCATCATTAGCCAGCTCCTGGCCGTGGTCGTCCTCGTCGGGCTGACCTACGCCGTCGTCCGCGAGCTACCCGAACTGCTCGTCGTCATCGAAGACGTCCTCTACATGGTGACCAAAGAGGAGTACGACCTACAGGAGGCACTCGACGTCCGTGTGCCGCGCGCCGACGGCGGCGAACAGGTCGACGAGTAGCGGAGAAGAACGAGACGACTCTTTTCGACGAGCAGTGACGGCAGTTACAACGGCTCCAGCAAATCCGACGGACAGCCACCGAGCTGCTCGAGTGCCTCGGCTTCGACGTGGTGGAGGTCTCCGGGAATCACGAGCATGTGGAGTGGGTCCCCGAAGTCACGTTCTGCGAGTGCGGAGAGTTTGTCGGCGGCGACGAGCGGGTCGGGACTTCCGGCGCGGGCGACGACGACGGCGACGGTGTCTTTCCAGCCGTCGGCGAACATCTCCGCCGCCGTCGAGGCACTCATGTACTCGTCGCGGTGGGCCTTGATGTCGAGATAGACCAGCGTGTGGAGGCCGCGTTCGAGGTTCGCTTCGATGCTGTCGATGACAGATTGGGGAACGTCGTCACCGCCGTGGGCGTAGGGGAAGGGGAGCGTGACGGCTTTTCCGAAGCGGTAGTTCTGCAGACCGGTCAGACCGGATGCCGCCGACTGTGCGGTCACCCCGTGGATGACGCGCGTCTCGATACCGCGGTCGATGGCTCGGAGCCGGAGGTCGACGTGCGTCGTCGAGATCATCGTATCGCCCGCGGTGAGGAAGGCGACGTCCTCCTCCTCGGCGGCGTCGAGGATGGCTTCGGGGTCCTGTTCGGTGCCCGCGCGGTCGCGGACTTCGATGTCGACGTCGTGGTGGGCGGCGAGGTCCTCGACCGTCGTCCCGATGAGTTTGCTGGTGTAGAACTCTGCGAAGGCGCGGTCGGCTGCGCGGAGTGCCTCCCGTCCCTCGACAGTGATGGAGCGTTCGTCGTAGAGACCGAGTCCGATGAAGGTGAGCATACGTGCTCTCGGCCGCGGGGATTCATAAGCGGCGCGTGTTCGGTGTCGTCGGAGACGTCACTCCTCGTCGGGCGAGTCGACGTGCCGCTCGCGGTGGAGCCTCCGGGCTTCTTCGGGTGTGACGGTCAGCCACTCGTCGTCGACATGGAGCTGGACCATCCCTTCGGGGACGTCGACGTCGACGTCCTCAGTGTGGGCGTCGACGAGATGTTCGACGTACTGCTCTCGTGCGGCCGCGGCTGCGGGGGCGAACGACCGCCACGCACAGCCCGGCCGGGAACACCGGTACATAATCTCTGCCCTGCGGGAAGCGACTGCGGGCTAAAACGGTTCTGAATGGGTCAAGCCGTCACCGACAGGGATTCAGAGTGCGGTATCGCACTTCGGGCAGGCGTCGGGATACTTCCGGCCGTCGAAGGAGGGGAGACCGAACTCCGGCTCGGCGAGTTCGGTCCGCCGGACGCTCTTGCCGCACTGCGAGCAGGTCTTCATGGCGTGTGCAGTGGTAACGAGGCTATTTGAACCCCTCGGCCGGGGGCAACAGAGGTAACGGACAGGGGGTTCCGCGACCACACCGTTATTCTCTCCGCCGCGCTGGAGATAAGACGTGATCACGCCTGTCGCGTCCGACGGGGACTACTCGACACTACGAGCACTCCTCTCGGACTACCACGAGTGGATGCACGAGCACGCTGGCGACGTCTACGGCCCGGACGCCGAGCTCCGTCACGACGTCGAGTCACTGGCCGACGACCCCGAGTCGTGGGCGTGGATCGCCTCCCACGACGGGGAGCCCGCGGGCTGTGTCCTCCTGTACGGAACCGCTGGCGACGTCGCCGAGTTCAAGCGGCTGTGGGTCGACCCGGCCGCCCGTGGTTCCGGTCTCGGCCGAGCACTCGTCGAGACGGTCGCCGAGAAGGCCCACACGGAGGGCTACGAGACACTCGGTCTCACGACGCCACCGTGGGCGACGGCCGCACACGAACTCTACGAGTCACTGGGCTTCGAGCGGACACCGCCCTACCCCGAGACGCGGCTTCCGGAGCAGTTCCACGACGAAGCGTTGTTCATGCAGCTGAAGCTGTCGGCGACAGAGGAGTGAGAGCCGAGTGGGTAGATGAGAGAAGTAAGGCACACGGAAAGGCGTCGCTGGACGAGATGGGTTGCGCGAGAAGAGCCGGTGGAGGGATTTGAACCCTCGGCCTATTCCTTACGAAGGAATCGCTCTGCCAGCTGAGCTACACCGGCGCGTGCGGACACGTCGGCCGTTCCAACGCATCTCTTCCTACCGCGAATACCTCAATAAGGGTTCCGGAATACGGCCACTGTGACGCGGTGGGCCATGCCACGGCCGTCGCCTCACGCCCGTCGCGTCAGGCGAACGTCCAGACAGACGTTGTACTCGTGGGGGGCGTAGGAGCGGACGGTCTGCTCTCCTAAGACCTCGACCTCGTATTCGGGTTCGGCGGCGGCGCGAACCGCAGCCAGCCCGGGACCGAACGGGTCGTCCTCGTGTTGGATGTCGTAGAGGTGCAGGACACAGTCGTCGCCCGCGACGGCGACGGCGGTGTCGAGGAAGTCGTCGGCACTGTGTGGAAGGTTCATAATCACGCGGTCGGCCCAGTCGGTGTAGTCGGCGGCGACGTCGCGAACGTCGCCGTGGACCGCAGTCACGCGGTCCGCGACCTTGTTGCGGCGGGCGTTCTCGCGGAGATACTCGACGGCCGCCTCGTTGAGATCGACACCGACAACCTCGGCACCCCGTGCAGCACAGGGGATGGCGAAGGGACCGACACCGGCGAACATATCGAAGACGTGCTCGCCCTCGTGGACTTGTTCGACGACGCGGTGGCGTTCGGTTGCGAGCCGTGGCGAGAAGTAGACGGAGGCGATGTCCAGGAGGAACTCGAAGCCGTACTCTCGGTGGACGGTCTCGGTGTCGTCGCCGACGAGGACGTCCCAGTCGCGGACGCGAAGTTCGCCCTTGATCTTCGAGGCGCGGTTGACGACCGTCTCGGCGCGGATGTCCGATTCGACGAGCGCGTCGGCGATGGCCTGGGCACGCTCGGGGTCGTCCTCGTCGACGATGACGATGTCACCGAGGCGTTCGTAGCTGGGTTCGAAGCCGAGGACGTCTTCGGGGAGCGTCCGGCCCTCGCGTGCTGGGGCGTCGTAGTCGACGACGTCGTAGTCGGTGGGGACGGCGGTCGCGTCGGCGACGGGGATGTAGAGGACGCCGTCGTCGACCACGATGTCGTGGCCGTGGTCAAGGAGGTCCGCGTCGGCGAGTGTCCGACGAGTCGCCTCGCCCTCCTCGCGCGGGACGCGGACACAGGGTACGTTCATGTTCCGACCGACGCGGCCGCTGCGAGTAAGGCTGACGTTTTCTCAGTTCAGCGGTGGACGGCAACCGCGTGGACGACAGCGGTGGCGAAGAGCGCGAGCGCGAGGACCGTCGCGTAGACGAGCCCCGGGAGGAGGTCGAAGGGGTAGAGCCCCGCCCACGCGACGCCCGCGAGCAGGAGTCCGACGGCGGCGAACCCGAAGTAGTAGTTCGACCACGGCGTCGGCCGCGTCGGCTTGTCGAGGTAGACGGTGAGTGCCTCCGCGCGCGGCGTGAGCGTCAGATTCTCCCACGCCCGTTCGGCCTCGATGAGACCGGCGTCTTGGAGCATCGGGAGATGCGTCTGGTGCAGCGAGGTGTAGACACGCTTGCGTTGCTTGTAGGTCACCGCTTCGGGGGTGACGTCGTTCTCCCACGCGGCGATGCGCTCTGCGAGGTCTCGGATGCCGACCGGCGTCTCGGTCATCTCGTCCGTACTGAGGAGGGCGAGCACGTCCCGCCGCCGCGCGTTCGAGAGCGCGGAAAACACCGTGTCTGCGGTGAGGTCTGCTGGCTGTGTTTCGGGCGGGAGGGTGGTCGCGACGGATGTGCTCATATCTCACACAGTCTTGGCAAGAGACAGTATGTATGGACCCGTTACTGAGCGTCAGCAACTGCCTAGCGTCCGCATAGACACGGCCTACCGTTCGGTCTTCGTCGGCCGGTTCGGGGGGTCCGCGGCTCGGAGCCGACTCAGAACAGCGGATCGACCGTCTCGGCCACGGCGTCGAGTGTCGGTGGGACCGACGTGTCTGGACCTGGCAGCCGCAGATCCCCCGCACGCCGTGACTGTGCGGCGGCGGCTGTCCAGAGGTCGTCGAGCCGGGGGACGTGGCGCACGCCGGAGAGCAGCAACGTACACGTCAGCGTGTCGCCGCCCGTGTCGCGGACGTCGCCGCCGACGAGGCTCACACCCACCTCGTCGCGTAGCCACCGGTCGGCGTAGTCGACGCCGTGGCGTGGGCGCGTCTCGGGAGGGCCGTCGAGGACGAGCCACGCTGCCTCTGCGACGGGTGGCCGGGACGCGAGCGACGTGTCCTCGCCCGTTGCGACGCGTCGCACCGACCACCGGCCGACGTGCGACGGCGACACGCCGAAGGCTGCATCGCGGACGACCCGGACGACCGCCATCGTCTCCCGACCCGTGGGTCGCCTCCCGCGGAGCCGCGCGAAGAGCCGTCGCTCGGCCGGAA includes these proteins:
- a CDS encoding BGTF surface domain-containing protein, which produces MTSDTNQKIRGLLLAALMVTSVFAGSIAFAGTAAAANNLSDVTFNGQTPSGPVSVDEGASASHTISFQVDNVADDGNTDTFRVEFPNAYQGSLTLEDVSVENSDDSSTIEVTGTSVVNSGDTLQFTISPDSNADTVDVTATVDVTVEQPNVQSTTDYGINAEVVDSDGPTASAEDVVVLRVQDTDSSNVDTDSVSGPYYAGQTLLFTDDNMDTGSITSGESITVYTEDEDNADEPDQLALDLEAQTDGEVLIDTDGLESDDYVVLDSDDNLVASFSLVEQRFDVEFDDSTVTDEGSDAQTELDVSSANRAGDFTANVSADGLDAGDLQNIFADYDTSTTDDDDILTVTLNKDQTETVDFTDIDRGDYTFNFSVTDTDAEASDDITVERLNKNYQFEDGSVSVARGGIAEVNISMGDASTGAVSIGSEEDGFVYNASIEDDNDDGYVNFTINTYDQTISSADDIVGDGDDYATGTIIPSTDSEDVPLAAANYDLAVGPEEFYRHDTDDSSDDVGTLAVTDRTTTGVQTWTASEDARSDISNADDVASAIENGTVTQDGTIAQGDHIIVQIQASGLDGYIEAVSTETDSSEVSDAFEGADEGVNGHLNLTIRQTNPEPNRPNKMVNNQTIDYIVDGDNGQVFAVIDTAENDQIMRENGDASEWDDNDEFDVSFDVVSASELAEGDEEVTSSFEMVTREATLDANDDDIVEVEASENASISGTSTIAAGSEIQLRVQSVSGSDNPFVATQTVNVSADGTFSGSFDFSDRAVGTNFTVTATDTSRSSFDEDVEYDGTVVEQIDDSTTTEEPDTTTEEPTTEEPTTEEPTTEEPSETTTTTDEPETTTTTSPGFGIAVALVALAGAALLALRREN
- the artA gene encoding archaeosortase A; the protein is MPGVFSDTLAWVVILLFGAGVVLERYDERAARITTTGAWVLFALFWLQLIPHFIFEHKSYVEGILTIVAVPASIYAGWLLYQGRSTLMILSRAVAVMGLVYLPFETIPAITVAGLTIPAPRRFLIQTVADQTGFMMSLFGYNPEVVMGTESGYPSAFLFTTPEGHRLHFEIVLACTGLGSMAIFAGLIAAVRAPLSRKLRALAISMPIIYVLNLARTTFIGVTFGNQYLQFFVDEVLFLFGSSDPYMVSWFISDRIISQLLAVVVLVGLTYAVVRELPELLVVIEDVLYMVTKEEYDLQEALDVRVPRADGGEQVDE
- the dph5 gene encoding diphthine synthase, translating into MLTFIGLGLYDERSITVEGREALRAADRAFAEFYTSKLIGTTVEDLAAHHDVDIEVRDRAGTEQDPEAILDAAEEEDVAFLTAGDTMISTTHVDLRLRAIDRGIETRVIHGVTAQSAASGLTGLQNYRFGKAVTLPFPYAHGGDDVPQSVIDSIEANLERGLHTLVYLDIKAHRDEYMSASTAAEMFADGWKDTVAVVVARAGSPDPLVAADKLSALAERDFGDPLHMLVIPGDLHHVEAEALEQLGGCPSDLLEPL
- a CDS encoding GNAT family N-acetyltransferase, producing the protein MITPVASDGDYSTLRALLSDYHEWMHEHAGDVYGPDAELRHDVESLADDPESWAWIASHDGEPAGCVLLYGTAGDVAEFKRLWVDPAARGSGLGRALVETVAEKAHTEGYETLGLTTPPWATAAHELYESLGFERTPPYPETRLPEQFHDEALFMQLKLSATEE
- a CDS encoding class I SAM-dependent methyltransferase translates to MNVPCVRVPREEGEATRRTLADADLLDHGHDIVVDDGVLYIPVADATAVPTDYDVVDYDAPAREGRTLPEDVLGFEPSYERLGDIVIVDEDDPERAQAIADALVESDIRAETVVNRASKIKGELRVRDWDVLVGDDTETVHREYGFEFLLDIASVYFSPRLATERHRVVEQVHEGEHVFDMFAGVGPFAIPCAARGAEVVGVDLNEAAVEYLRENARRNKVADRVTAVHGDVRDVAADYTDWADRVIMNLPHSADDFLDTAVAVAGDDCVLHLYDIQHEDDPFGPGLAAVRAAAEPEYEVEVLGEQTVRSYAPHEYNVCLDVRLTRRA
- a CDS encoding DUF7344 domain-containing protein, yielding MSTSVATTLPPETQPADLTADTVFSALSNARRRDVLALLSTDEMTETPVGIRDLAERIAAWENDVTPEAVTYKQRKRVYTSLHQTHLPMLQDAGLIEAERAWENLTLTPRAEALTVYLDKPTRPTPWSNYYFGFAAVGLLLAGVAWAGLYPFDLLPGLVYATVLALALFATAVVHAVAVHR